The following coding sequences are from one Amphiprion ocellaris isolate individual 3 ecotype Okinawa chromosome 19, ASM2253959v1, whole genome shotgun sequence window:
- the p2ry11 gene encoding P2Y purinoceptor 11 — MYNFSECEKFQTGVLPAVFGVEFVVALAGNLFALWLLVVRERGNWHTGVVLSCNLAISDLLYVLTLPLLIVYYSVGKHWMFGDAACKIEKFLFTCNLYVSIFFIMAISVNRCVALVCPFFTRSHIEPAHAKATSVIIWIIVGVISCPVLKFASICHIKDNDKTLCVSFCGPENEKPHFIYKSFLAVFGCLLPFLVTFTSYCAVIRVVWKNVSITSLEKRKVALLVISVIVLYAISFIPYHFSQTFHLHLRIQKPHNTICWIYNMYQASKGLASLNMCIHPILYMAVFDSIRVACCGKSPEDNIRRGSRK, encoded by the coding sequence ATGTACAACTTCTCTGAATGTGAGAAGTTTCAAACAGGCGTGCTGCCTGCAGTGTTTGGAGTCGAGTTCGTCGTGGCTCTGGCCGGAAACCTGTTTGCCCTGTGGCTGCTGGTGGTCAGAGAGAGGGGAAACTGGCACACTGGAGTCGTCCTGTCCTGCAACCTGGCCATCAGCGACCTGCTGTACGTCCTCACCCTGCCTTTGCTGATTGTCTACTACTCAGTGGGGAAACACTGGATGTTTGGTGATGCTGCATGCAAAATTGAGAAGTTTCTTTTCACCTGCAACCTCTATGTGAGCATCTTCTTCATCATGGCGATAAGTGTGAACCGGTGCGTCGCCCTCGTTTGTCCCTTTTTTACCCGCTCCCACATAGAGCCTGCCCACGCCAAAGCCACCAGCGTCATCATCTGGATTATTGTTGGTGTCATTTCCTGCCCTGTGTTGAAATTTGCCTCCATTTGCCACATTAAGGACAATGATAagactctgtgtgtgtccttctgTGGCCCTGAGAATGAAAAGCCTCACTTTATTTACAAATCATTTCTTGCTGTGTTTGGGTGTCTTCTTCCCTTCTTGGTTACTTTCACTTCTTACTGTGCAGTGATTAGGGTagtgtggaaaaatgtcagtatAACCTCACTAGAGAAACGTAAAGTTGCCCTGTTAGTCATATCAGTGATTGTGCTGTATGCCATTTCCTTCATTCCTTATCATTTCTCTCAGACTTTTCACTTGCACTTGAGAATTCAGAAACCCCACAACACAATCTGTTGGATCTACAACATGTACCAAGCGTCCAAGGGCCTGGCAAGTCTGAATATGTGCATACATCCAATCCTTTATATGGCTGTGTTCGACAGTATAAGAGTAGCTTGTTGTGGGAAGAGCCCAGAGGACAACATCAGGAGAGGGAGCAGAAAGTAG
- the ppan gene encoding suppressor of SWI4 1 homolog, whose protein sequence is MGKSKTKNQKKSRAVANHVAEETYGAVPHSFVFNRGQVGKNVGQLILDVRRVMEPFTAESLKVRKKNVLKDFVAIAGPLGVTHFMIFSKTPSSINMRLARLPKGPMLHFRVLKYSLVKDVVSSLKKHRMHEQQFTHHPLLILNNFGVDGMHVKLMATMFQNMFPSINVHSISLNNIKRCVLLNYNPETQEIEFRHYSLKVVPVGMSRGVKKLMQERFPNMSKFEDISELLMKGANLSESEPEQDGEHNITELPQVYSGRGNMTSQQSAVRLTEIGPRMTLQLAKIQEGMGDGNILYHSTLSKTEEEIQEILKRKEAQIKEKEARRMKQAQNVAQKKEKQEDHKKKSLEGIKRKRAEDEADSEVEDPGMQDDQAAAVESDDEVEYYRQAVGQEPDEDMFPSAKKRRFSEKSHGPAKKRKQSPGKPSGKDRDSKSPKRKGPGGPFRGKTGKDQQKKGWKKSRDGEKSFGQKMKPGGKAFGAKRHGDRENKFGGKKKFNANKNKDKPFKSKGQKGKSGFKRKGAGTKQSFTQRKGKS, encoded by the exons ATGGGGAAATCAAAG ACCAAGAACCAGAAGAAATCCCGAGCAGTAGCCAACCATGTGGCCGAGGAGACTTACGGAGCTGTGCCCCATTCCTTCGTGTTTAATCGGGGTCAGGTTGGGAAAAACGTGGGTCAACTCATCCTGGACGTGCGGAGAGTCATGGAGCCGTTCACCGCAGAGTCTCTGAAG GTTAGGAAAAAGAATGTGCTCAAAGACTTTGTGGCCATAGCAGGACCATTGGGAGTAACGCACTTCATGATCTTCAGCAAAACACCCAGCAGTATCAACATG aggCTCGCTCGACTTCCCAAAGGTCCCATGCTTCACTTCAGAGTCCTTAAG TATTCTCTTGTCAAAGATGTGGTTTCATCTCTGAAGAAGCACAGGATGCATGAGCAGCAGTTCACCCATCACCCGCTGCTCATCCTCAATAACTTTGGAGTGGACGGCATGCATGTCAAACTCATGGCTACCATGTTTCAAAACATGTTCCCTTCCATAAATGTGCACTCG ATAAGCCTCAACAACATCAAGAGGTGTGTGCTGTTAAATTACAACCCCGAGACCCAGGAAATTGAGTTTCGACATTA CAGCTTGAAGGTGGTCCCTGTGGGCATGAGTCGCGGAGTTAAGAAGCTGATGCAGGAGAGGTTCCCCAACATGAGCAAGTTTGAGGATATCAGTGAGCTGCTGATGAA GGGGGCGAACCTTTCAGAAAGTGAACCTGAGCAAGACGGGGAGCACAACATAACTGAACTTCCACAAGTGTACTCTGGAAGAGGCAACATGACGTCCCAGCAGAGCGCTGTCCGTTTGACCGAA ATTGGTCCTCGCATGACTTTGCAGCTGGCGAAGATTCAAGAAGGGATGGGCGATGGGAATATTCTTTATCACTCTACTC TCTCCAAGACAGAGGAAGAAATCCAGGAGATTTTGAAGAGGAAGGAGGCCCAGATTAAAGAGAAGGAGGCTCGCCGGATGAAACAGGCGCAGAACGTGGCTcagaagaaagagaaacaagaaGACCACaa GAAAAAGAGCCTGGAAGGGATTAAGAGGAAACGCGCTGAAGATGAAGCAGACAGTGAGGTGGAAGATCCAGGGATGCAGGACGatcaggctgctgctgttgaaTCTGATGATGAGGTGGAGTACTACAGACAGGCTGTGGGGCAGGAGCCTGATGAAG atatgtTCCCTAGTGCCAAGAAGAGACGGTTCTCAGAAAAGTCTCATGGACCTGCCAAGAAGAGGAAGCAATCTCCTGGTAAACCCTCGGGAAAAGACAGAGATTCCAAATCACCAAAGAGAAAAGGACCAGGAGGACCTTTTAGAGGCAAAACAGGAAAAGACCAACAGAAAAAAGGATGGAAGAAATCCAGGGATGGTGAAAAATCAtttggacagaaaatgaaacctGGAGGAAAAGCTTTCGGAGCAAAGAGACATGGGGATAGAGAAAATAAATTTGGTGGGAAAAAGAAATTtaatgcaaacaaaaataaggacaaacCATTTAAATCTAAAGGTCAGAAAGGCAAGTCGGGCTTCAAGAGGAAAGGTGCTGGAACTAAGCAAAGCTTCAcacaaaggaaaggaaaaagctga